Genomic window (Daucus carota subsp. sativus chromosome 5, DH1 v3.0, whole genome shotgun sequence):
GATATATGATTGGTTCCATCCACGCTTGTAATGATTGGAATTCATGTATGCATATTAACTATTCAATTACAATCAAATATTTATCGGTCAATTTGTTTGAGAGaaaattttagatataattAAGAATACTTAGCGGTACTCATAAAATAAaggattataataatttattttgttttattattataacttTATATTTGAACAAGTAAGAGTAAAATCAtaagaattaaatatatagaaattataaaataatgataatcTAGATAATTCTTTATGTCAAAAAAATAGAGGATGGATAGTGGTTATTGACCGACAAATTTGAGAACTATCTAATCATTTAGGAAACCGTATGACACTTCGTGATTACATTTCCCTACATCAGATTGCTTGTTTAGATAGATCTcggacttgctcttataatttaagaattttctgcttttcttcaatatttttttttattattttacactttaattttttcttcaataTTTGTTATTACTGAAAGATAGGATATTTACATTCCCAATATTTGAGTTTTGAAATCGTTTAGGATAATTTTTAGACTTGTTCTCACTATTTAAgaattttttgctttttttctggtattcttattattatacaaGAGAGAATTTTTTTTCCGATCTTCTTATAATTATGGAGAGATGGAACATGAGAGAAGATGAGATTCTTCATTATCCACCTCGTTATTCGCTTATTGGAGTCCAAAGACTCAATCAAACATGTAAAACCTTTCAAATCACCGAAAACATGAGATTCTTCGTTATTTGCTTATTAGAGTTCAAAAATTCAATCAAATATGCAAAACCTTTCAAATTCCCAGCGTTAGGGTAATTTTTGAACACGAATCATCAAAATTGTTTGGAACATCATTTGAGTACCACTTGGAGTCTTAAACATTATACAAAAAAAGTATCTTCTGAACGAGcttaaaaaagtgacttcttgttTAGAATAAAGAAATggattaaaagtgagaagtaaataagttaataaattttttagaaaagaagtagaaactcTGGGaaaaaaaagctagcattctcttagaaatacttctacttatttacacaaacgagtcaagaaaaaaCAGAAGTAGGAGCAAGCTCCTACGAAACAATCAGGAGCTTATAATAGAACTTATTTAACTTTTAAGCTCTCTGTAAGATATGAAGTACTATTAGAATTATGGTTCTTCAACAGAATATGCCCAAAGGCAACAGTAATAAAACTGCTAAATGCAAAgtacaaaaatataaactatgCCCAAAGGCAACAGTAAAATATGTCTTCATAAGAAACGGGCATCATCAGTTTGATTTATATATGGCTTAAGAAAGTGACATCATCcaaataatttaacatataaacaCCATTAATGTAAATATCCCGAATAAGACTTCCACAAGCCTCAAAAGCTAGAAGGGAGTTCAAGCAGTCGCTGCCAACAAAATACATCTCTGCTTAAATCCAACTGTATCATCGAGGAAATTTGTAGCACTACTACAACCCAGCTTGCTCGCAAATAGTTGGCTCGTTTAATCAGCTCTAGACTGACCAGCCCTGGATGAGAGGATGATGCCGACAATAAGCCCATAGAGAGCCAAAGCCTCGGCAAAAATGAGGATAAGAATCATTCCGACAAAAAGCTTTGGCTGCTGAGCATTAGCTCTGTAAGATAGAGCAACAATATAAGTACAGCATACCTTAACATGATAGCATAACAACACATATATTAACAAGCCAATACACGGAAAATAGTATCCATATTCCTCTAAATGAATTCATAGACTTATAAAAACAACACAAGCAAAACAATACTCCGTATAACTTATTTCTTTCAAGTTTTCTGGGAGATTGAGGAAATCTTTGTACGATGGGGAGAACAAGAGCACGTCTTCCCAACAACATAAAGATTTCGTTCTAATATGCTTTTACAAAAATGATAGACAAATATCTGGAAAGAGTATGTTAAACCACCTAGCACTGTAGCCCATTCATATCGTGACATCTATTCTTTTTTGGTATGTTATGATTATCCAGGTGCCTTACCCTGCATTCCTTTTAAAACAAAGACTTCACTTTCTTCCTTCTTTCTACTTGTTGGTTCTAATCTCATGTAATAATTGTCCATTAAATCCCTAATATTTAAGTAATCAATTACCCACCAACCAGCCCGTCTAGCTCAGTTGGTAGAGCGCAAGGCTCTTAACCTTGTGGTCGTGGGTTCGAGCCCCACGGTGGGCGCTTATCCTTTTGAATTATCTGATTAAGTAGGTACTCGCTTTCCTTTCAGATATTCACTTTCTCCCTTCTCTATACTCGTTGTCAATAATTCAATTCCAGTAAAAGTTGCAAGTTGAATCCCTACTATTTATCTATTCCAACACTAAACCAACCCACCAGCCCGTCTAGCTCAGTTGGTAGAGCGCAAGGCTCTTAACCTTGTGGTCGTGGGTTCGAGCCCCACGGTGGGCGGATAAACCAACATACATCCTTTTTGGCTTATCACAGAGAGTTTTCCAAGCCACACTAGAGTATGATAATTCAGTATACAATCCTTTTTGGCTTATCACAGAGAGTTTTCCAAGCCACACTAGAGTATGAAAATTCAGTATACAATCAACTCCTATAGCAGCATTCCTAGACAAATAACCGAATCAAAAACATACATACGCCGACAATAAAACGATCAAAAACATTTTTACTAAATATAACTAGTAGAGAAACATAGGAATCAAGGATAGATAGCAGCACTTCagtatccatatatatatatgtatgatcaGCAATTCCAACACATATAATCGAATTAAAAACACACATTCTTGAACACAAATATGACGAAAACATCTACTATATACAAGTAGAAATGTAATCGAAGATTACCTAACACCGGCATCACCAACAATCCCAATAGCCATACCAGCAGAAAGACCCGCCAGACCGCAAGCAAGACCGGACGAAAGATGAGCATAGCCATCAAACAAATAATACGACTTGGCCTTGGGATTAATTCCAGTACTAATAATAACCGCAATAATCAAACCGTAAATTCCCAACACACCAGCCATAACCACCGGCACAATCGACTTCATCACCAATTCCGGCCTCATCACCCCCATCGACGCCACTCCAACGCCACTCTTCGCCGTTCCGTACGCCGCTCCCATACCTACAACACCACATCACAACCGTAATTCAAACAATCAgataattattatattcaatTCCAAAATACACAAAATTATATGTGGATCAGGGGCAGTGAGATGATGATTACATGAGAAGACAAGAGCAGCAGCAGCGCCGAGAAAGCCGAAGAAGGGGGCGGTTTCATCGCCACTGAATGCAGTAGAAGACATGATGATCGATCAAGAAATGAAGAAGCTTTAGATCTGAATCGATGGATTGTAACTATGATTGATCCAAataatgtgtgtgtttataaattattatacggGTTGTATTGTTATTGAATGTACGTGGCGACAGAGATAGAGAGATCTGTGGATCGATCACTGCCTTTCCTTTTGATTTATCGTTTCACGGAACGAACCTTCCTGCGTGTTTCCTTTTcctttcccttttttttttttttttttctgtcttGGCGTTTTTACTCACAAAAAATACTACCGTTATCAACTGCTCCCTCCGTTCCTTTATATtagtcattttcattttttgcaCGTGTTTTGATGTGCAAAAAAAACGTATTCAcccattatttttcaaaaatttttttctcaacaaaaatatagatgttaaacttttattcagaaaaagaaaatttgaaaaataatacataaaagtatgtttttgtacacctcaaattacgcgcacaaaatcaaaacgaCTAATAaaaaggaacggagggagtaatgttcATTTGACTAAccttattttcataaataaatttttattgtaGAGAAAATACATagtatttttttctgaaataatttcttaatttttctgctacaaaatgaatataaaattcCTCCTTAACatttaaatctaaaaaaaattgaaaatatacaattccaaaaaatataagcccttaaatttgattttttttttcccggAAACACACccttattatatagttatagaGTAAAAGGTTGCAGATAAATGACaagtagaaatatattttttttattaactgAGTTAAGCCGCCGTCTATTTTACctgaggggcttccatcggctttcaccggtggaaagccccaatcttgttttcttttcttactaTTAGTTAATCTCTTGTTTtcttcaataagttcccaatttatttgggttttgtttggtctctccttctgtgagagtttgatttttgtttggGTTTTGTGTGTTCATCATGTCCGGGATTACAGATCTGCTGGATTTTCATGACATTGATTCAGTGATAAAGGTTTGTATGGTGATGCATTTATGgtcgattgctcaaaacaacaTTGGGAGTATTACAGCATgtacatatctcttcaaaaaatcgCTTGGTTGCCTACcgaagaaggaaggattcaacgGCGATATGATTCtgcgtttgttcaatttcgattatatctgtagatgccgtatgacttttcattattgaattattttcttttttcaaaaaaaaaaaactgagttGACATACTCCCTCTGATCCTTTTTATAAGTCACTTGGattttttgtacacaattcTATATGCTTTGACCACctatttaagattatttaaaaaaaaaaatttctgaataaaaatatatatctcatattttaattaagaaaaagaaaattttagaaaaaattattttaaataggtTGTCAAAGCACGCAGAATTGAGTGCTAAGTGACTTATAAAAAGGgagtacaaaattaaaattttactccTTAGTACTCGTCCTATCAAATACAGTTCATTTTAGTTCAGTACTTCAGTGTTGTACTTTGAGCTGGCTTTGATAATCACTCACTTTTCACATTACAACACTCCCCTGATTGTCAAATATGTGTCATTACAAAGATTAACAATTCAAGTCCTAATATATGATTAACCATCCAAGTCCTAATATATGATTCCTGCTCCAACTGAAATGTTAGCCATCAGAGAGCAGAATAATCTCAAGCACGCATCTGAAATTAATTGTGATAGCGGTATAGATTAGTAATGCCCATAACTTTTAACATTAATCGTTTACACAAAGGACTATTCACAGAACATCATCCTACAATGCAGGATGTAATAAATCGCAAATCAACAAAGACACTAATTAAGGATAAGCCTCGTCCAAGTATGAagtagtgatgccttatatacTTCTACTGTTCTACTTCTACAAGAGTCCTGCACTAGTAATATGATGTATTAGTTTAGGTATGTTTATTTTACCTTATCAGTTGGGTATTATCCCGATGGAGCATTCAAGCCAGTCTTGCCTTCACAGCaggcaggggcggatctagccCATAAATGTTAGGAGGGCACGAAGCAGATTTTCGgaaaacacttatatatttttaaattttttgggggcacttttatatttttcaaaatttagaatggtgaaaaaatgtaaaaaaaaaaaatttagtggggacacgtgtccccacgtgcctcttcctagatccgcccctgacaGCAGGTATTATTTCTTTCAATGTTCTCAAACCTCTGGTGTTTACATGGTTGATAT
Coding sequences:
- the LOC108224078 gene encoding V-type proton ATPase 16 kDa proteolipid subunit, which produces MSSTAFSGDETAPFFGFLGAAAALVFSCMGAAYGTAKSGVGVASMGVMRPELVMKSIVPVVMAGVLGIYGLIIAVIISTGINPKAKSYYLFDGYAHLSSGLACGLAGLSAGMAIGIVGDAGVRANAQQPKLFVGMILILIFAEALALYGLIVGIILSSRAGQSRAD